In Hyphomicrobiales bacterium, the sequence TCCAGTCGAGGCGGCCAAGGGCAGGACGGTCAATCCCCTGCTGAAGCTCGCGCTGGAATTCGGGCCGCTCGCGATCTTCTTCTTCGCCAATTCCTATGGCGACCGGCTGTTCGGCGTGGCCGAGGACCGGCGCATCTTCGTGGCGACCGGCATCTTCATCGTCGCCTCGCTGGTGGCGCTGGTCCTGTCGCGGGTGCTGATCGGCTATCTGCCACGCATGGCGATCGTCAACGCCATCGTCGTTACCGTTTTCGGCGGGCTGACGCTGGCGCTGGACGACGCCTTCTTCATCAAGGTCAAGCCGACCATCGTGAACGCGCTGTTCGGCTGCGTGCTGCTCGGCGGGCTCTTCTTCGGCCGCTCGCTGCTCTCGCTGGTGCTGGAAACGGTGCTGCAGCTCGACGAGGAAGGCTGGCGCAGGCTGACCTTCCGCTGGGGCGTGTTCTTCTTCGTGCTGGCCGCGCTGAACGAGGTGGTCTGGCGCACGCAGACCCAGGATTTCTGGGTCGCCTTCAAGGTCTGGGGCGTGATGCCGCTGACCATGGCCTTCGCCCTTGCGCAGACGCCTCTGATCCTGAAACACGAGATCAAGCCGGCGAAGGCGGAAGAGTAAGGCAAACGATCGCCAAGCTGTCGTCCCGGGCGGAGCGAAGCGAAGACCCGGGATTCGTTCCGGAGCGTTTCCGATAGAGGTTCGGGCATGGATCCCGGATCGGCGCCGCTGAC encodes:
- a CDS encoding putative intracellular septation protein A (Evidence 3 : Putative function from multiple computational evidences), whose product is MSETTQQAPVEAAKGRTVNPLLKLALEFGPLAIFFFANSYGDRLFGVAEDRRIFVATGIFIVASLVALVLSRVLIGYLPRMAIVNAIVVTVFGGLTLALDDAFFIKVKPTIVNALFGCVLLGGLFFGRSLLSLVLETVLQLDEEGWRRLTFRWGVFFFVLAALNEVVWRTQTQDFWVAFKVWGVMPLTMAFALAQTPLILKHEIKPAKAEE